In the genome of Stomoxys calcitrans chromosome 4, idStoCalc2.1, whole genome shotgun sequence, the window gatctataccatcatcgggtattggttctgcggtttcctcttcgccgccaacgtcggacaccagcagttgtataaaatgttcttttgatATCCTCAGcgtgctatctgtgtcagttccCCTTCTTATTATGCTTAATGATTAAAGACTTTCCCGGAATTCGAAAGGAATATCAAAAGGATATCAAACACCCACTATTGTACGTCGCATTTCGAATCGTGGCAGAGCGGATCACGAGGCGCAGTcgctgtcaacatttgcatgaaataatcttcaaacattatatTATATTGACCGTACTTtggatttcaattaaaatttcatgaagtttTCTGAtttatatgtgttttttttttctttttacaaactattctatagctcttaaaaaatcaacgTTTACAAAGGAACTATTTTTTTGCGATCCATGAACCATCCTTTTCGTGTGTAATTAAACTAAAACGTTATAGTTCGAATTACCAATGTTTATGCCAGGTTTGAGATCTGGTGTCAGAGTCTAAAGTCTTACATTTCAAATTATCAGTTTTTGATTCCACCATATACAATCTATTTTCCTTCaaggcttccatatatatattttgctcTTTGAGTATCTATGCTTTCTTAACCTACCTTAACACCTCAAAACCTAAATCAGTCTACTTccacatcgaaattttgttgccTCCAAGTAATGGAACAAAAAGAATATTTTGCAATATTAAAGATTTCATCTTATTCTTTACCACAACATTAATTTGTATCGTTCCAATTCCTGAGGTGTATACATAACCTTCAAAGAAGCCGGTTGTTTTTTTGTGCAGCTCCAACTGTTTCGCATGTTAAGGGCGATAGAATAAATCTCGCAAAccgtttttactgaaatttggatccGTGTACCGTATATATTCAATGACGAAGAAGGCAAAGTGAAACAATCGGAGGTTAAGCAGCAATTTCACATTAATTTAATCCAATTATTCGCGGAATGAGTTAGAAATTCATTGGAAGTACTCCAGCCCAACTAGTACTACAATAAGCATTCAACAAACATCAGCTGCGCTCTTTCCTCAAACCTGCTGTTCGTAAGTCTATTATATCGTAATCGATTACATTGTAATTGTGGAATCATATGGTATTTTACAACCTTTTATTTGGAACTTATTTCGCGCCTAAAAATATGCCAACAATTTGATCACATAATTTCTGTTGTAACTGGCCTATTGCGATTATTCGATTTTATCGTATAAACTGTTATCGAAACGGATGGATAACAATAGTCATACACCCAATATTCATACACCCAAGAGGAAATTATCTGAAACTTCACCGGAAAAGAAacaaactattaaaaaaatgaatattGAAACAACAGACCTTATTTCCATTATTAAAAACACTATAAATTCCAACCTCgatgaaaaactaaaaaatcttcCAACAAAGGACGATATCGAAGAGATTAGGAAAGAGATTACCTCGGTTAGTACACTGATAAATTCACTGCAAAATGAAAACCTCGAGCTTAAACAAAAGCTAGACGAAGTTACTAGAGAAAATAATGAAGTTAAAAGACAAATAAACTGGTTAAAATCTCAAATCAAATGTACTAAATTATTTATAAGGGGTCTCCCCACAAATAAATCAATTTATAAAgcagtacaaaatttaatacaaaatgaCATGGGGATCAAACTAAAAATAGTAAATGTAAGAAAGATCTATGAACGATATAATATGATGTCTGCTTTAGTCGAATTAGAAAATCAAGAAG includes:
- the LOC131997269 gene encoding uncharacterized protein LOC131997269 translates to MDNNSHTPNIHTPKRKLSETSPEKKQTIKKMNIETTDLISIIKNTINSNLDEKLKNLPTKDDIEEIRKEITSVSTLINSLQNENLELKQKLDEVTRENNEVKRQINWLKSQIKCTKLFIRGLPTNKSIYKAVQNLIQNDMGIKLKIVNVRKIYERYNMMSALVELENQEAVNEVLRNTKKLANTRITIERDMEPIKQQKKKKLLDIKRKLLAINKDHKIVANMMELMNWKKYMANKLKS